The genomic segment CGCTAGGAACGCAAAACTATTGCAAGGGAATGCAAAAGTATTGCGAGagaacgcaaaaaaaaaaattctcgcCATGACCCTTGGGGGGGGGCTCCGTAATAATGGTAGGCCTATCGCATATCGATACTTTCCTGGGTATTGTATCGAAGTTAGACATTCTAGTATCGTGAcaaccctagtgtgtgtgtgtgtgtgtgtgttgggtgttcTCTTTAACACTTGCACTGTAGTGGAAACATCCATTTGTATCCTTATTAGCAACAGAGGAAGCCATGCTCCACTGCCACCaagcctcctcctccctcctggtcACCTAACTATTCTAATGCTGACATTGGATTCATAAGGCTCCTGTTGTCCAGGACTCAAACCATGCCACCTCATGCCACACGCCCTCAGGCGACAAAGGCTCCATTCTTCACACATAACACTGTCATTGATTACTTCTGTATCTGAGGTATGAGCATGTGGCCACTTCAAGTCTGCACTGCTTGTCCTTAGCAGGCACCATACCACTCCAGATTTCCATTTCATTTAGCCTTGCTTGTAACAGCTTTACTTACACTTTGTGCAACATTCATGTCCCATGATAAGTCAAAATACAACTCTATTTTGCTCTAATGTGCACAAACGCTGCAAACAGATCATATGACACAGCTACATAGCAACAATTCTTATATCAAGAGCAGTGTTAATGTGGGAGTGTTCCCCATCTCCATTCTTTGTCCTTGCATGACCCTTTTACATGACCCATCCGCGTGTGTTTGGATTACGGATAGGGCGTACAGGGTGGATGCTTGACCACAGTTCATACCTGCTACTGCAGCGCTGTTGATGAACTGACTAGAAGCGGATCACATGTAGTTTGGTTGCAGCCTCTCGCCACACCCCCTCTCTCGAGTTGCAGACGGAGCCTTCTCACTGCAGTCTGCAGTAAATCCGCCGGCGCGCCACACTGCAGTCTCCCTGCAGTCTCTCCATCCACACTCTTCCCTGCGGTCTCCTTGCAGGTGGAAAGGACGCATACGGCACCGGGACAATGTGAGTAGCCTATGCTGTAGTCTGGTAGTGAAAGTTATGTCTTTCAACAAAAATCATAGAAATATTATATGAGAAATATATTCATAGTTGGTTGACTATAGGTTATGCTCGGATCCAGCTATTAAAAGCGACTTTTCTGCATCGTTATTACAGTCTAAATGGACAGGTAAAGTTTATTTCTTTGTATTGCTGCTGATCAGTTGTGTATGCATGCGGGAAATGTCTTTGACCTTTTTATTCAATAATCTTAGAATGGTTTAATGATGCAGCCAATATTAACAGCCTGCCATACCATTTACAGAAGCTCTACAACAGTAGCTTATATGACTGAGCTGGTTGTCTCCCACCTTAAACTCAGTCATCTCGTCCTTAAATCGTCTTTATTTTTCACTAATTGGTTCACGGGTTGCTTAGGCCTAATTCGGGTATTAGTAGGCTAACTTGGGCCGTTGGAAGGTATAGACAGGAGTCTCGGTTATTATCAAGAGGATATAATGAGCCATTGACCGCTGATTCTGTCTGACCTCAAAACGCCTTTGCTTTTGAAAAGGTCGAGCGTGATGATGCagcagaatctctctctctctctctctctctctctctctctctctctctctctctctctctcctcccgcgTCGCTCTGAAAGGAGAGGATAATGTGTCCCACTTCATCTCCGCAGTGCCAACACTTGAATGCACCACACTttgcgcgcacatacacacacagacacataaacctCTAAATCTGCAATCCTCCCAATTTATgcaaagtctgtgtgtgtgagtcctaGGCCATAATATGGACTGCAGCCCGTATTAGAGATGACGCCACAAAACCTACCTTCCTTTTTTACTCTACATACCCAGACAAATTTTTTCCTGATTGTTCCATACACTCAATGAGAAATGAGAATGCCCTTCTACTAAGAAGTTTGCCTTAGTGTGAATAGATTGATGCAGAACAGGGCCctttttgctttctctcttttaatCTACTTGGTTATTTTTTGGCTTTTTGGCAATTGTAAATGCAGTTTAAATGAAGGTATATGATTTgtatggatatgtgtgtgtccatcctcAGGGCGTTCATCTCAGTCTTGGCGGTGTTGGCTCTGGTGGTTTCAGCTGAAGGCGGTGTAGGGTAAGTTGACCTTctctatgagagagagagagaatgggaatttcagagagagggagtgaatgaAAAGTAATTTCACCATCACTCTGTCCTATAGACCAAGTTCCAACACCAGCTTTTGCACTGAGTCAAAGGAGTGCCTGGAGTATGAGCTGATTTGCAAAACAGATGAATATGAGGTGAGTGACCCTAACCTGCCCTCTCccaaacacatacacgcatacacactctcaTCTTTTACCTACAATgttgctgtctctccctctcaatctctcccttcctctgtgtgtgtgtgtgtgtgtgtgtgtgtgtgtgtgtgtgtgtgtgtgtgtgtccaggtgcgACACTACAGCCCGACCCGCTGGGTGTCAACAGATGCCGAAGCTTATTTTATGGGAGTGGGTGCAGCCATGGCCTTCAGGAGACTTTTCCAGTACATCACTGGAGCCAATGAAGGAGGTAAGGATAGGATGGGTGGAGAAATTCAATATCGATCAAGCatgattgttttgtgtgttacagtgtgtgtgtgtgtgtgtgttactgtgtgtgtgtgtctttcggCAGGCATCCAGATGGAGATGACTGCCCCTGTCCTGGTCAAGATCCCTGAGGAGACCAAGATGTGGGAGCCAGCTATCTACACTCTCAACTTCCCACTCCCTGCAGCCTATCAGGACAAGCCGCCCACACCCACCAATGACAAGGTGAGTGACGGGCTAGTCCAATACGTACGTAGGGAATggtgggagggagaaaagagacgAGGGAATACAAGATGGAGTTGGTGAGTTGTTCTTAACTGCAGTCACAAGCTCAAATGTTTTTACATCTCCCTAGTATCTTTGTATAATTCGATTGTGTAGTAATTTGATCCCAGATTTTTGCCTTAAGATCAATAGAGAGCACTGATGGATATACAGTGCACAGTGCAGTGCTGTTCTCACTCAGCAGTTTAGAGATCAAGATAGTGCTCGCTCACGCAGGTATCAGTGCTGctgcactctctctttttcaccctTTCATTATTCGCACAGCCACACATCTCGAAaatgtctaaatgtagatttagACATTTCTGTGCATCTGTACAATCTGATCTAGTTTCATCCTATACATCTTAGGTGGTCCATATGATCTAGATATCCGCACAGTATTTAAGTCTCTGGAAGGTTTCTGAGTATGCTAAATTCAAAGTTAGCAGCAGGTCTAATGGAGTTTTAAGTTTTAACGATTTGCCTATCTGTGGTTTTTCTAATCCTATCAGATCTGGTTCAAATAgtatttctcctcttcttttttagCAGATAGGTACCAGCTAGGTGGAGTTCACCACATCAGGGCAATTCAAATGGTGTCAGATGACTTTGCAGTTAGAAAAGTTAGTAAATAGACTCTCAAATATTTTCCTCTGATTGTCTAAAActcgtaactccagttttggtgattttcatgttttaacttcaactgaaaGACTACATGCTCTTCAATGGGGTGGGAAATTCTATAACCTTTGGGTTAAACCTTTTCAAGaccaattagataaactcaaaaatgcatggtcatcaagctaaaaaacaAGGCTTTTTTTTAGTTGTCATTTTAGAAATGTGaagttttcacccaacaacagtGATATGTTGGATAAAACAAATACTAATTGACCCAGGTCTGAATCTTACACTGATTATAGACAAGGAAATGTTTAGTATTCTGCATATGTCTTGAGTGTGTTAACATGTTCATAGGGAATATACAGTAATTCACCGTGCTGCATGCTGCATTGgacttttctctctgttgtgtctaCTGTCGTGGAGGATATGTCTATATGTGACTGCTAATGCTgcgtctgtctctcctgcacaGCTGTATTTCACAGAGATGCCAGACATGGATGTTTATGTGAGGAGCTATGGAGGCTGGATGCTGTCAGTCACCTCCAGGCTACATGCCCACCTGCTGACTAAAGAACTGGAGAGAGTACACGCTCCCTGTAACCGCACCTACCACTATGGAGTAGGCTATGACAGGTATACACATTTAACCATCCACAGACTCAtgcacatacaaaacacacacacacgattggGTGGTTGTCCTATGACTTTTGGAAAGAGACGGTAAAATACCTAAGGGAAGAGCTCAGCAAACCAcaaatgttttaattaaatcACAGTAATGACAgattacatatacacacatatcacTCCTAACTGTTTtgtatttatctgtgtgtgtgtgtgtgtgtagtccccTGAAGCTGCTGAACAGGCACAACGAGGTGTGGTATGTGGCCGAGGGGGAGCCCGTTTGCACCGACCCACAGGAGCCCACCCCTGcgcacacacccacgcccacacccacacagactGTGACCGACTCTCCCACCGACACGCCGCCTGACTCTCCCCCGCACACGCTGTCCGACTCGCCCTCGCTCGCGCCGTCCAACCTGTCCTCATATACGCCATCCAATTCTTCCTCACAGACGCCCTCCAAcgcaccctccctccccccgtcTCACACCCCCGCTAGCGCCTCGTCCCACTTACCGTCCGAGGCCACGTTCAGCAACCCCCCCACCTCCGCCCAGGTCCCGGTGGAACCAACAACCAACTCGTCCGATCCCGTGCCGGCGAGCCCCGCCCTGGACCCCCAGGCTGATGTCGCCCTCTGgaacaacacagcacacagctcTCTGGATACACAAGCTGACAGCGACCCTGTGGTTGAGCCAGTTGACACTCATTAGCAACCGTCACCATGGTTTTATCCACCCATTCCAGGTAGATTAACATGGAATCGAAATAGAaagaatacagagagagagagagggatgtgacAGAAAgatgagtgaatgtgtgtgaccaCAGGGAAAATGTGAGATGAACATGCTCTTctcttccttgtgtgtgtgtgtgtgtgtgtgtgtgtgtgtgtgtgtgtgtgtgtgtgtgtgtgtgtgtgtgtgtgacctggtGTCCCCCAGCCTAGCCTCGCCTCTCTATTCATGTGTATTACACCCCCTCTTCCTAGTGGCACTTAAGTGTTTAACTACACGTTCTATCACAGCTATGCACCTGCAGCTCATAGTATCAGCAAACACAAAGTATTACGGCTATCCATTTTGTCATTCTAAAGGTATCATACAGTTACATCATAGAATTAAGTAAGATATATGTATTAGTTAGATAGTTAGGATTTAGGATTATTGTGTTAATTGACTCATCCAGCTAACtcggaagaaagggagagatgccGCCAGGAGGGATCTCAACTCCAGAGACAACTAATGGGATTTTAATGGAAGTCTGTACATAATTGATTAGCAAAGCGTATGTTGGGATTAACCACAGTATTATAGCAGAGGACTGTCTTTATTCTCTTACTGTGTAATACCGACTCTTGTTAATGGAGTTGGATGCTGTATTTAGTGATTCTTGAAACTGTTTCCATCCATAGTTTTCTTGGTTGTTTGTTAGTAGCTGTTAAGTTCTTCAGGCTATGGATCAGCTTCTACTATCTGTTGAGCCTCATGTCAGTTAATTTCATGGTATGTGTGGCAACATAAAGCAAAGCTTCATCATAAGTTCACTGTGTCCATTCATTGGGATCATTGGTGCAGCCCTAATCTTAAATCGACATATAAACCTATAAAATTTGTTTTAGTGTTTCCCAAAATTCCATTTCccccatttttttccctcctggaTCCAACTTTTTTACACTCAGAAGTGCCTGTATTAACATGAACCATTGTCTTTATGTGTTATGCAACATTTTAATCTCTCAGTATTTATGTGTACTTATTTTTTAGTTACATATTGATAACTAGGCAACAAAACCCTGCAATAAATATTTTGAGCTTTTAATCACAATGGGCCTAACTCACACAAGAGTCAATTATAAAGGATGACTGAAAATATAAGCATTTAGAAGGATTCTTTTGCACGGTATAAACTTAGACCAAAacatttcagacattaatgACAAGATGACCCAACATTCAGTTTATTATAAGACAGCTGTGTACAatttcacacacataaacttatgcacacagattcacacacactgccctgaattttgtttcttttttcccatGCTACAAATCACccaaatatcaaatatgtaaaacatttttcccTAAACCTCTGAGTTCCATGTTATTTCATGTTTACCCACATTCTGTTAACCCATCTGTTTTTTACACATAGTAGAAAACATTGGGCCCTAAATTAATTCTCAATCCTAACCTTAATAACCTAATAAAACCTTAACCTGAAGCTGTTTCCAGAGACAGTATTTAACGTAAGGCTATATTTATACTGAGAAAGACAATCGGAAACTGATC from the Centroberyx gerrardi isolate f3 chromosome 3, fCenGer3.hap1.cur.20231027, whole genome shotgun sequence genome contains:
- the soul5l gene encoding uncharacterized protein soul5l gives rise to the protein MVLRVRAAARGKDAYGTGTMAFISVLAVLALVVSAEGGVGPSSNTSFCTESKECLEYELICKTDEYEVRHYSPTRWVSTDAEAYFMGVGAAMAFRRLFQYITGANEGGIQMEMTAPVLVKIPEETKMWEPAIYTLNFPLPAAYQDKPPTPTNDKLYFTEMPDMDVYVRSYGGWMLSVTSRLHAHLLTKELERVHAPCNRTYHYGVGYDSPLKLLNRHNEVWYVAEGEPVCTDPQEPTPAHTPTPTPTQTVTDSPTDTPPDSPPHTLSDSPSLAPSNLSSYTPSNSSSQTPSNAPSLPPSHTPASASSHLPSEATFSNPPTSAQVPVEPTTNSSDPVPASPALDPQADVALWNNTAHSSLDTQADSDPVVEPVDTH